A window of Daphnia pulicaria isolate SC F1-1A chromosome 10, SC_F0-13Bv2, whole genome shotgun sequence contains these coding sequences:
- the LOC124314419 gene encoding cyclin-dependent kinase 12-like isoform X2, whose translation MEMDMVIPLNLNSKKRKENVQQLPNCDSASNEGSSPSKVVLGPEQAKRRLLAFAQQLNKTKENLNTDNNLQKRPNRHGILKYTYVVEGEDCEEISFPAHIIQYTKTEPQISYCENPHYAKGVFQSRKEIFDAADEDTKRIMNSIMNSTTPLYQNREFAGRYRKWYVSKKMFVGKSLEDSENMSFSTHWETDSEDESSYRDNTDYDMEFLPKPPPSLLNTTVVSKVKINKVELPFFEDDDFLTSLISSQSKVKKEIILEPSKSETKAIQEECSAFMSSLKNINEKLVIKQEPIELPVAVSQNIGDEKEVLKESKYVQVRKSYSPNLSLENTNDKIETRNEIKFEPSQSPKAVDRNFEDGVMSSEIKDNGIRKRSAPSPDWDEQWRSSRYRPSRESTSGTSPIPRKEPNTPDENSKENDWEGGNECSRLGDIDAIDGLMSDAKRISLDERLELELGIKVESEIPTTTSVLSPQSVTDQYSWSFDSCGMSTSPVKRARGFGPKAAPLGPWILHCRNRALPAAPYVPPHLQSVLYQPLVRTIPPKTEDDKANDVHHEENEINKTDTQSQDLAPDQEIKKDWDKELKNLEAVASNLEVADETVLEALEEKLMQFETSNILLSGESPTFEAKNDKTKAVKKGKRSKPPPVELKEAGKGILVMPRISLLDEKSGNQKKAVVFADSVRPGYGTSSEDEDEHGRSPPPPVVQPVHLIETSPKKKCKKPQKEKIVGDDFDPVFDLLPPPPPPPGSPEPPQIEAMIPPSSPTLQLLSPPTAVTDALVASSPQPIESSAC comes from the exons ATGGAAATGGATATGGTAATTCCCTTGAATCTCAattcaaaaaagaggaaagaaaatgttcaacAACTACCCAATTGTGATTCTGCATCAAATGAAGGCTCATCTCCTTCCAAGGTGGTCTTAGGACCAGAGCAAGCGAAGAGAAGATTGCTTGCATTTGCCCAGCAATTGAACAAAACAAAGGAGAATTTAAATACGGACAATAACCTACAGAAACGACCAAACCGCCATGGAATTCTTAAGTACACTTATGTTGTTGAAGGAGAAGATTGTGAAGAAATCAGTTTTCCTGCTCACATAATCCAGTATACTAAAACAGAGCCCCAAATTTCTTATTGTGAGAACCCTCACTATGCTAAAGGAGTGTTTCAatctagaaaagaaatttttgatgcAGCTGATGAAGATACCAAAAGAATTATGAATTCCATAATGAATAGTACCACTCCTCTATACCAGAATCGGGAATTTGCTGGAAGATACAGGAAGTGGTATGTAAGCAAGAAGATGTTTGTGGGCAAGTCTTTAGAAGATTCTGAAAACATGTCTTTTTCTACTCATTGGGAAACTGATTCAGAAGATGAGTCCAGTTATCGAGATAATACCGACTATGACATGGAGTTCCTTCCTAAACCACCTCCTAGCCTACTCAACACAACGGTTGTTTCAAAAGTGAAAATCAATAAAGTAGAACTGCCGTTCTTTGAAGATGATGACTTTCTCACAAGTCTCATTTCCTCCCAATCGAAagtgaaaaaggaaataattttggAACCGTCGAAATCCGAAACTAAGGCTATTCAAGAAGAATGCTCTGCATTCATGTCAAGCCTGAAAAACATCAATGAAAAACTTGTTATAAAGCAGGAACCAATTGAATTGCCCGTTGCTGTCTCTCAAAATATTGGAGATGAAAAGGAAGTGTTGAAGGAGAGTAAATATGTGCAAGTTCGAAAAAGCTATTCGCCTAACTTAAGTCTGGAAAATACGAATGACAAAATCGAAACAAGGAATGAAATTAAGTTCGAGCCAAGCCAATCCCCAAAAGCAGTGGATCGGAATTTTGAAGATGGAGTAATGTCAAGTGAAATTAAAGACAACGGAATCAGAAAACGATCTGCTCCAAGCCCCGACTGGGACGAGCAGTGGCGATCTTCACGCTATCGACCTTCTCGCGAAAGTACAAGTGGTACTTCGCCTATCCCAAGAAAAGAGCCAAACACTCCCGATGAAAATAGCAAGGAAAACGATTGGGAAGGTGGAAATGAATGCAGCAGACTTGGAGATATTGATGCAATTGACGGATTGATGTCAGACgcaaaaagaatttccttaGATGAACGTTTGGAACTGGAGTTAGGAATCAAAGTAGAATCTGAGATACCAACTACAACATCAGTGCTTTCACCTCAATCCGTCACTGATCAGTACTCGTGGAGTTTCGATTCATGCGGCATGTCAACAAGTCCCGTTAAGCg AGCAAGAGGTTTTGGACCAAAGGCTGCACCACTCGGACCATGGATTTTACATTGTCGCAACAGAGCTCTTCCTGCCGCTCCTTACGTTCCCCCACACCTTCAAAGTGTTCTGTATCAGCCACTGGTGCGAACCATTCCTCCGAAGACAGAAGATGATAAAGCAAACGATGTTCACCATGAGGAGAACGAGATTAATAAAACTGACACCCAGTCACAGGACCTTGCACCTgatcaagaaataaaaaaggattggGACAAGGAGCTCAAAAATCTGGAAGCTGTGGCCAGTAATTTGGAGGTGGCAGACGAAACTGTTCTGGAGGCATTAGAAGAGAAATTGATGCAATTTGAAACTTCCAACATCTTGCTGTCTGG TGAATCGCCAACATTCGAAGCTAAGAATGATAAAACTAAAGCAGTCAAAAAAGGGAAGCGCTCTAAACCACCTCCAGTGGAGCTCAAGGAAGCTGGAAAAGGAATACTGGTGATGCCACGGATATCTTTACTTGATGAAAAAAGCGGAAACCAGAAAAAAGCTGTCGTGTTTGCCGACAGTGTTCGTCCCGGTTACGGAACTTCTTCGGAAGACGAGGACGAACATGGACGCTCACCACCACCGCCCGTGGTTCAACCAGTTCATCTTATCGAAACGTctccgaaaaagaaatgtaaaaaGCCCCAAAAGGAGAAGATTGTTGGAGACGATTTCGATCCCGTTTTTGATCTCTTACCACCTCCCCCACCTCCACCTGGGTCGCCTGAACCTCCGCAAATTGAAGCAATGATTCCTCCATCATCACCAACTCTTCAGCTTTTGTCGCCTCCTACTGCTGTCACAGATGCACTTGTGGCAAGCTCACCTCAACCGATTGAATCAAGTGCATGTTGA
- the LOC124314419 gene encoding cyclin-dependent kinase 12-like isoform X1, with protein MEMDMVIPLNLNSKKRKENVQQLPNCDSASNEGSSPSKVVLGPEQAKRRLLAFAQQLNKTKENLNTDNNLQKRPNRHGILKYTYVVEGEDCEEISFPAHIIQYTKTEPQISYCENPHYAKGVFQSRKEIFDAADEDTKRIMNSIMNSTTPLYQNREFAGRYRKWYVSKKMFVGKSLEDSENMSFSTHWETDSEDESSYRDNTDYDMEFLPKPPPSLLNTTVVSKVKINKVELPFFEDDDFLTSLISSQSKVKKEIILEPSKSETKAIQEECSAFMSSLKNINEKLVIKQEPIELPVAVSQNIGDEKEVLKESKYVQVRKSYSPNLSLENTNDKIETRNEIKFEPSQSPKAVDRNFEDGVMSSEIKDNGIRKRSAPSPDWDEQWRSSRYRPSRESTSGTSPIPRKEPNTPDENSKENDWEGGNECSRLGDIDAIDGLMSDAKRISLDERLELELGIKVESEIPTTTSVLSPQSVTDQYSWSFDSCGMSTSPVKRARGFGPKAAPLGPWILHCRNRALPAAPYVPPHLQSVLYQPLVRTIPPKTEDDKANDVHHEENEINKTDTQSQDLAPDQEIKKDWDKELKNLEAVASNLEVADETVLEALEEKLMQFETSNILLSGSESPTFEAKNDKTKAVKKGKRSKPPPVELKEAGKGILVMPRISLLDEKSGNQKKAVVFADSVRPGYGTSSEDEDEHGRSPPPPVVQPVHLIETSPKKKCKKPQKEKIVGDDFDPVFDLLPPPPPPPGSPEPPQIEAMIPPSSPTLQLLSPPTAVTDALVASSPQPIESSAC; from the exons ATGGAAATGGATATGGTAATTCCCTTGAATCTCAattcaaaaaagaggaaagaaaatgttcaacAACTACCCAATTGTGATTCTGCATCAAATGAAGGCTCATCTCCTTCCAAGGTGGTCTTAGGACCAGAGCAAGCGAAGAGAAGATTGCTTGCATTTGCCCAGCAATTGAACAAAACAAAGGAGAATTTAAATACGGACAATAACCTACAGAAACGACCAAACCGCCATGGAATTCTTAAGTACACTTATGTTGTTGAAGGAGAAGATTGTGAAGAAATCAGTTTTCCTGCTCACATAATCCAGTATACTAAAACAGAGCCCCAAATTTCTTATTGTGAGAACCCTCACTATGCTAAAGGAGTGTTTCAatctagaaaagaaatttttgatgcAGCTGATGAAGATACCAAAAGAATTATGAATTCCATAATGAATAGTACCACTCCTCTATACCAGAATCGGGAATTTGCTGGAAGATACAGGAAGTGGTATGTAAGCAAGAAGATGTTTGTGGGCAAGTCTTTAGAAGATTCTGAAAACATGTCTTTTTCTACTCATTGGGAAACTGATTCAGAAGATGAGTCCAGTTATCGAGATAATACCGACTATGACATGGAGTTCCTTCCTAAACCACCTCCTAGCCTACTCAACACAACGGTTGTTTCAAAAGTGAAAATCAATAAAGTAGAACTGCCGTTCTTTGAAGATGATGACTTTCTCACAAGTCTCATTTCCTCCCAATCGAAagtgaaaaaggaaataattttggAACCGTCGAAATCCGAAACTAAGGCTATTCAAGAAGAATGCTCTGCATTCATGTCAAGCCTGAAAAACATCAATGAAAAACTTGTTATAAAGCAGGAACCAATTGAATTGCCCGTTGCTGTCTCTCAAAATATTGGAGATGAAAAGGAAGTGTTGAAGGAGAGTAAATATGTGCAAGTTCGAAAAAGCTATTCGCCTAACTTAAGTCTGGAAAATACGAATGACAAAATCGAAACAAGGAATGAAATTAAGTTCGAGCCAAGCCAATCCCCAAAAGCAGTGGATCGGAATTTTGAAGATGGAGTAATGTCAAGTGAAATTAAAGACAACGGAATCAGAAAACGATCTGCTCCAAGCCCCGACTGGGACGAGCAGTGGCGATCTTCACGCTATCGACCTTCTCGCGAAAGTACAAGTGGTACTTCGCCTATCCCAAGAAAAGAGCCAAACACTCCCGATGAAAATAGCAAGGAAAACGATTGGGAAGGTGGAAATGAATGCAGCAGACTTGGAGATATTGATGCAATTGACGGATTGATGTCAGACgcaaaaagaatttccttaGATGAACGTTTGGAACTGGAGTTAGGAATCAAAGTAGAATCTGAGATACCAACTACAACATCAGTGCTTTCACCTCAATCCGTCACTGATCAGTACTCGTGGAGTTTCGATTCATGCGGCATGTCAACAAGTCCCGTTAAGCg AGCAAGAGGTTTTGGACCAAAGGCTGCACCACTCGGACCATGGATTTTACATTGTCGCAACAGAGCTCTTCCTGCCGCTCCTTACGTTCCCCCACACCTTCAAAGTGTTCTGTATCAGCCACTGGTGCGAACCATTCCTCCGAAGACAGAAGATGATAAAGCAAACGATGTTCACCATGAGGAGAACGAGATTAATAAAACTGACACCCAGTCACAGGACCTTGCACCTgatcaagaaataaaaaaggattggGACAAGGAGCTCAAAAATCTGGAAGCTGTGGCCAGTAATTTGGAGGTGGCAGACGAAACTGTTCTGGAGGCATTAGAAGAGAAATTGATGCAATTTGAAACTTCCAACATCTTGCTGTCTGG AAGTGAATCGCCAACATTCGAAGCTAAGAATGATAAAACTAAAGCAGTCAAAAAAGGGAAGCGCTCTAAACCACCTCCAGTGGAGCTCAAGGAAGCTGGAAAAGGAATACTGGTGATGCCACGGATATCTTTACTTGATGAAAAAAGCGGAAACCAGAAAAAAGCTGTCGTGTTTGCCGACAGTGTTCGTCCCGGTTACGGAACTTCTTCGGAAGACGAGGACGAACATGGACGCTCACCACCACCGCCCGTGGTTCAACCAGTTCATCTTATCGAAACGTctccgaaaaagaaatgtaaaaaGCCCCAAAAGGAGAAGATTGTTGGAGACGATTTCGATCCCGTTTTTGATCTCTTACCACCTCCCCCACCTCCACCTGGGTCGCCTGAACCTCCGCAAATTGAAGCAATGATTCCTCCATCATCACCAACTCTTCAGCTTTTGTCGCCTCCTACTGCTGTCACAGATGCACTTGTGGCAAGCTCACCTCAACCGATTGAATCAAGTGCATGTTGA